A genomic stretch from Theobroma cacao cultivar B97-61/B2 chromosome 4, Criollo_cocoa_genome_V2, whole genome shotgun sequence includes:
- the LOC18601481 gene encoding binding partner of ACD11 1 yields MYPGGYTAEITSLSPKASEKDVRDFFAYCGAIEHVEIIRCGEYASTAYVTFKDAYSLETAVLLSGATIVDQSVCIARWGSNIDDAYPWEGSSWKALEDTSSTVTHMDQFVSTPGEAVTVVKKMLAKGYVLGKDALIKAKELDESYQVSATAAAKVSELSNKIGLTDKINTSMETVKSVDEKYHVSDITKSVVLVTGTAAVIAASFAGRTAVAAANAAVNSSYFAKGALWVSGMLSRAAQATADLGSHGNKETET; encoded by the exons ATGTACCCCGGTGGTTACACTGCTGAAATTACAAGCTTATCTCCAAAAGCTAGTGAGAAGGATGTTCGTGACTTTTTCGCTTATTGTGGCGCAATTGAGCATGTCGAAATTATAAG ATGTGGGGAATATGCAAGTACAGCTTATGTGACATTTAAAGATGCTTATTCACTGGAAACTGCGGTCTTACTCAGT GGAGCTACAATTGTTGATCAGTCTGTGTGCATAGCAAGGTGGGGTTCAAACATAGATGATGCATATCCTTGGGAAGGTTCTTCATGGAAGGCTCTAGAGGATACTAGCTCAACG GTTACTCATATGGATCAATTTGTTTCTACTCCTGGAGAAGCTGTGACTGttgtaaaaaaaatgctaGCCAAGGGCTATGTCTTGGGCAAAGATGCCCTTATCAAGGCCAAAGAACTTGACGAGTCCTATCAGGTCTCAGCTACTGCAGCAGCCAAGGTTTCTGAGCTTAGCAATAAAATTGGCCTAACTGATAAGATCAACACTAGCATGGAAACGGTAAAATCAGTGGATGAGAAGTATCATGTTTCAGACATCACTAAATCTGTTGTATTAGTTACTGGGACTGCAGCTGTAATAGCAGCATCTTTTGCAGGGAGAACTGCTGTAGCAGCTGCCAATGCTGCAGTCAATAGCAGCTACTTTGCCAAAGGAGCACTTTGGGTTTCCGGCATGTTGAGCCGTGCAGCTCAAGCTACAGCTGATTTGGGTAGCCATGGAAATAAAGAAACAGAAACTTAA
- the LOC18601483 gene encoding transcription factor PRE5 encodes MSSRRSRQSASVSRISDDQIIELVSKLRQLLPEIRDRRSDKVSASKVLQETCNYIRSLHREVDDLSERLSQLLATIDSDSAEAAIIRSLIM; translated from the exons ATGTCCAGCAGAAGGTCGAGGCAGTCAGCAAGTGTTTCGAGGATTTCAGATGATCAGATCATTGAACTTGTCTCCAAGTTACGCCAACTTCTTCCTGAGATTCGCGATAGGCGATCTGACAAG GTATCAGCATCCAAGGTTTTACAAGAGACTTGCAATTACATTAGAAGCTTGCATAGGGAGGTGGATGATCTAAGTGAGCGACTGTCCCAGCTCTTGGCTACAATTGATTCAGATAGTGCTGAGGCTGCCATAATTAGGAGTCTAATTATGTAA